A window from Carbonactinospora thermoautotrophica encodes these proteins:
- a CDS encoding TIGR03943 family putative permease subunit — MAAVKRDVQSILLVLVGGTVLRLSISDAYLNYVKPGLRPFLIVSGAVLLVLGLAGFVLDGLLRQAPAAGPACADGDDHGPRVAWLLCLPVLAVFLVAPPALGSYAAQRDPGTVAKPQEAQFPPLPEGDPVQVLVSEYAIRAVWDQGRSLRGRTVTLTGFVTPKPGGGWYLTRMVLSCCAADAQAFKVEVRDAPPLAPDTWVEVTGTWAPHGDAPPERAVPVIQASHVKEVPRPKDPYE; from the coding sequence GTGGCTGCTGTGAAGCGCGACGTCCAGTCGATCCTGCTCGTCCTGGTCGGCGGCACCGTGCTGCGGTTGTCGATCAGCGATGCGTACCTCAACTACGTCAAGCCAGGGCTGCGGCCGTTCCTGATCGTGTCCGGCGCCGTGCTGCTGGTCCTCGGGCTGGCGGGTTTCGTGCTGGACGGGTTGCTCCGTCAGGCCCCCGCAGCCGGGCCTGCCTGCGCGGACGGTGACGACCACGGGCCGCGCGTGGCCTGGCTGCTGTGCCTGCCGGTGCTGGCCGTGTTCCTGGTGGCGCCGCCCGCGCTGGGGTCGTACGCCGCGCAGCGCGACCCCGGGACGGTCGCCAAGCCGCAGGAGGCGCAGTTCCCGCCGCTGCCCGAGGGCGACCCGGTCCAGGTGCTGGTGAGCGAGTACGCGATCCGCGCCGTGTGGGACCAGGGGCGGTCGCTGCGGGGCCGGACGGTGACGTTGACCGGGTTCGTGACCCCAAAGCCCGGGGGCGGGTGGTACCTGACCCGGATGGTGCTCTCCTGTTGCGCGGCGGACGCCCAGGCGTTCAAGGTCGAGGTGCGCGACGCGCCGCCCCTGGCGCCGGACACCTGGGTCGAGGTGACCGGGACCTGGGCGCCGCACGGGGACGCCCCGCCGGAGCGGGCGGTCCCGGTCATCCAGGCGAGCCACGTCAAGGAGGTGCCGCGGCCCAAGGACCCGTACGAGTGA
- a CDS encoding transglycosylase family protein — translation MFKRNKDRHRQAGRLRRVVTRAVLAGVATAVPVAGVTAVPAEAASVGVWDRLAMCESSGNWRINTGNGFYGGLQFTQSTWREFGGLKYAPRADLATRSEQITVAKRVLRVQGWNAWPTCTRKLGLR, via the coding sequence ATGTTCAAGCGCAACAAGGACAGGCATCGCCAAGCGGGCCGGCTGCGTCGGGTTGTGACGCGGGCGGTGCTGGCGGGGGTGGCGACGGCTGTTCCGGTCGCCGGGGTGACCGCCGTACCCGCGGAGGCGGCCTCGGTGGGGGTCTGGGACCGGCTCGCCATGTGCGAGAGCAGCGGCAACTGGCGCATCAACACCGGCAACGGCTTCTACGGCGGCCTGCAGTTCACCCAGTCCACCTGGCGGGAGTTCGGCGGCCTCAAGTACGCGCCGCGGGCAGACCTGGCGACGAGGTCCGAGCAGATCACCGTGGCCAAGCGGGTCCTTCGGGTGCAGGGCTGGAACGCGTGGCCGACCTGCACGCGCAAGCTCGGCCTCCGCTAG
- a CDS encoding isoprenyl transferase, giving the protein MVRRPAQPQVRTEVRPPYPHPSGARPPKLPPELIPQHVAIVMDGNGRWAKQRGLPRTEGHRRGEASLFDVVQGAIEIGVKYVSAYAFSTENWKRSPDEVRFLMNFNRETIRRRRDDLHAMGVRIRWAGREPRLWKSVIEELKTAERMTRHNDVLTLIMCVNYGGRAELTDAMSRIAHDVAQGRVNPDRITEKTIARYLYQPDVPDVDLFIRSSGEQRISNFLLWQSAYAEMVFIDTLWPDFDRRHLWQAIEIYASRDRRYGGAEPNPMLAQRQPMA; this is encoded by the coding sequence ATCGTTCGTCGGCCCGCCCAGCCGCAGGTCCGTACCGAGGTGCGCCCGCCGTACCCGCATCCGTCCGGGGCTCGGCCGCCGAAGCTGCCCCCGGAGCTGATCCCGCAGCACGTCGCGATCGTCATGGACGGCAACGGCCGCTGGGCGAAGCAGCGCGGTCTGCCTCGCACCGAGGGCCACCGGCGGGGCGAGGCGTCCCTGTTCGACGTGGTCCAGGGCGCGATCGAGATCGGCGTCAAGTACGTGAGCGCGTACGCGTTCTCGACCGAGAACTGGAAGCGGTCTCCGGACGAGGTCCGCTTCCTCATGAACTTCAACCGCGAGACGATCCGGCGCCGGCGCGACGATCTGCACGCGATGGGCGTGCGGATCCGCTGGGCCGGCCGCGAGCCGCGGCTGTGGAAGAGCGTGATCGAGGAGCTGAAGACCGCCGAGAGGATGACCCGGCACAACGACGTGCTCACGCTGATCATGTGCGTGAACTACGGCGGCCGGGCCGAGCTGACCGACGCGATGAGCCGCATCGCGCACGACGTCGCCCAGGGCAGGGTGAACCCGGACCGGATCACCGAGAAGACCATCGCCCGGTACCTGTACCAGCCGGACGTGCCCGACGTGGACCTGTTCATCCGGTCCTCCGGCGAGCAACGGATCTCGAACTTCCTGCTCTGGCAGTCCGCGTACGCCGAGATGGTGTTCATCGACACCCTGTGGCCCGACTTCGACCGGCGCCACCTGTGGCAGGCGATCGAGATCTACGCCTCCCGTGACCGGCGGTACGGCGGGGCCGAGCCGAACCCCATGCTCGCGCAACGGCAGCCCATGGCCTGA
- a CDS encoding carbonic anhydrase: MAVFVTPSASWELAGATTRDPEQVLDSLLEGNHRFARDRMLRPNTDAQRRLELVAEQRPHTLVLSCADSRVPPELIFDQGLGDLFVVRSAGHVLDDGTLASIEFGVSQLRIPLLMVLGHTACGAAEASVMSLRSGQDLPGHLKRLVERLRPAYEEALLKPGDLVENTIVAHVRQVARAIRENPVVAEAVEAGRLAVVAARYDMATGRVELL; encoded by the coding sequence ATGGCAGTATTCGTCACCCCTTCCGCGAGCTGGGAACTCGCCGGGGCCACGACGCGCGATCCTGAGCAGGTGCTGGATTCGTTGCTGGAGGGGAACCACCGGTTCGCCCGCGACCGCATGCTGCGCCCGAATACCGACGCGCAGCGCCGGCTGGAGCTGGTCGCGGAACAGCGGCCCCACACGCTGGTGCTGAGTTGCGCGGACTCCCGCGTGCCCCCGGAACTGATTTTCGACCAAGGACTGGGCGACCTTTTCGTCGTTCGGTCCGCCGGGCATGTGCTGGACGACGGCACGCTGGCGAGCATCGAGTTCGGTGTGAGCCAGCTACGCATCCCTCTGCTGATGGTGCTCGGCCACACCGCCTGCGGCGCGGCTGAGGCCAGTGTCATGAGCCTGCGATCCGGCCAAGACCTGCCGGGCCACCTGAAGAGGCTGGTCGAGCGGCTGCGCCCGGCGTACGAGGAAGCTCTCCTGAAGCCGGGCGACCTGGTCGAGAACACGATCGTCGCCCATGTCCGCCAGGTAGCCCGCGCCATCCGGGAGAACCCGGTCGTGGCCGAGGCGGTCGAGGCCGGCCGTCTGGCCGTCGTCGCCGCTCGCTACGACATGGCCACCGGCCGCGTCGAGCTGCTGTAG
- a CDS encoding metal ABC transporter permease has product MQRALIAALIVGLTAPAVGTYLVQRRLALMGDGMGHVALTGVALGVLLNTAPVLTAVITAALGAIAIELIRERGKAGGDVALAMLFYGGIAGGVLLIGLSDEAGGVNLMSYLFGSLTSVSAGDVWVIVALAGCVLAVTLGLRRQLFAVCQDEEFARVAGLPVRWLNLLLAVTAAVTVTVAMRVVGLLLVSALMVVPVATAQQFTRGFRATLALALLVGVGVSVSGVMFSYYADVASGASIVVLAIGVFVLATAAGWLRERLTGRGEPAPAGQAEDDVTLAGL; this is encoded by the coding sequence ATGCAGCGGGCGCTGATCGCCGCCCTCATCGTGGGACTCACCGCCCCGGCCGTCGGCACGTACCTGGTACAGCGCCGGCTGGCGCTCATGGGCGACGGCATGGGCCATGTCGCGCTCACCGGCGTCGCGCTCGGCGTACTGCTCAACACCGCTCCCGTGCTCACCGCGGTGATCACAGCGGCCCTCGGGGCGATCGCGATCGAGCTGATCCGCGAGCGCGGCAAGGCCGGCGGCGACGTGGCGCTCGCCATGCTGTTCTACGGCGGCATCGCCGGCGGGGTGCTGCTCATCGGGCTGTCGGACGAGGCCGGCGGCGTCAACCTGATGTCGTACCTGTTCGGCTCGCTCACCAGCGTCTCGGCGGGCGACGTCTGGGTGATCGTGGCACTGGCCGGGTGCGTGCTGGCTGTCACGCTCGGCCTGCGCCGGCAACTGTTCGCGGTGTGCCAGGACGAGGAGTTCGCGCGCGTGGCCGGTCTGCCGGTGCGCTGGCTCAACCTGCTGCTCGCGGTCACCGCGGCGGTCACCGTCACCGTGGCCATGCGGGTGGTGGGCCTGCTCCTGGTGAGCGCGCTCATGGTGGTCCCGGTGGCGACCGCGCAGCAGTTCACCCGGGGCTTCCGCGCCACGCTGGCGCTCGCCCTCCTGGTCGGCGTCGGCGTCTCGGTGAGCGGCGTGATGTTCTCCTACTACGCCGACGTGGCCTCCGGAGCCAGCATCGTGGTGCTGGCGATCGGTGTGTTCGTCCTCGCCACCGCCGCCGGCTGGCTGCGGGAACGGCTCACGGGGCGCGGCGAGCCCGCACCGGCCGGGCAGGCGGAGGACGACGTCACGTTGGCCGGATTGTGA
- a CDS encoding metal ABC transporter ATP-binding protein: protein MVESVVRVSGGVVAFGGRPILHGVDLDVRRGEVMALLGANGSGKSTLVRALVGLVPLSAGQVELFGTPLPRFRDWHRVGYVPQRASAAAGVPATVREVVASGRLSRLPWWRPASRHDREAVERALETVGLAHRARDSVAKLSGGQQQRVLIARALAGEPEVLLLDEPTAGVDLPSQQAFADTLRTLIGVGTTILLVSHELGPLEPLIERAVVLRDGRVVHDGPPPSPVGHHAHPEHTHVHPHGARSEAGWFL, encoded by the coding sequence ATGGTCGAATCCGTGGTCCGGGTCTCCGGCGGGGTGGTCGCCTTCGGCGGCCGTCCCATCCTGCACGGCGTCGACCTGGACGTCCGGCGCGGCGAGGTGATGGCCCTGCTCGGCGCCAACGGGTCGGGCAAGTCCACCCTGGTGCGCGCCCTCGTCGGCCTCGTCCCCCTGAGCGCGGGCCAGGTGGAGCTGTTCGGCACGCCGCTCCCCCGCTTCCGCGACTGGCACCGGGTCGGGTACGTGCCGCAGCGCGCCAGCGCCGCCGCGGGCGTCCCCGCCACCGTCCGCGAGGTGGTCGCCTCCGGCCGGCTCTCCCGCCTGCCCTGGTGGCGCCCGGCCAGCCGGCACGATCGCGAGGCGGTCGAGCGAGCCCTAGAGACCGTGGGGCTCGCCCACCGGGCCCGGGACAGCGTGGCCAAGCTCTCCGGCGGCCAGCAGCAGCGCGTGCTGATCGCGCGGGCGCTAGCCGGCGAACCGGAGGTGCTGCTCCTGGACGAGCCCACCGCCGGGGTGGACCTGCCCAGCCAACAGGCGTTCGCCGACACGCTGCGCACGCTGATCGGCGTCGGCACCACGATCCTGCTGGTCTCGCACGAGCTCGGCCCGCTGGAGCCGCTGATCGAGCGCGCCGTGGTGCTGCGCGACGGCCGGGTCGTCCACGACGGGCCGCCCCCGTCCCCGGTGGGGCACCACGCCCACCCTGAGCACACCCACGTCCACCCGCACGGCGCCCGATCGGAAGCGGGGTGGTTCTTGTGA
- a CDS encoding Fur family transcriptional regulator, with product MSPAGTQPRGRATRQRAAVAAVLDEVNDFRSAQELHDLLKQRGETVGLTTVYRTLQALAAAGEVDVLRTDDGEAVYRRCSRSHHHHLVCRRCGRTVEVEGPAVERWAEKVADEHGYTDVSHQVEIFGTCPACSA from the coding sequence GTGAGTCCCGCAGGCACCCAGCCCCGTGGTCGCGCGACCCGACAGCGGGCCGCGGTCGCCGCGGTACTGGACGAGGTGAACGACTTCCGCAGCGCGCAGGAATTGCACGACCTGCTCAAGCAGCGCGGGGAGACGGTCGGGCTCACCACCGTGTACCGGACTCTCCAGGCGCTCGCCGCCGCGGGCGAGGTGGACGTGCTGCGCACCGACGACGGCGAGGCCGTGTACCGCCGGTGCAGCCGCAGCCATCACCATCACCTGGTCTGCCGGCGGTGCGGCCGCACTGTCGAGGTCGAGGGCCCGGCTGTGGAGCGCTGGGCCGAGAAGGTCGCCGACGAACACGGTTACACCGACGTGAGCCACCAGGTGGAGATCTTCGGCACCTGCCCCGCCTGCAGCGCCTGA
- a CDS encoding permease: MRTVYEDTSVAGTPAQSSEAVRAADKPEPGRRRRRVGALDLLIVGLLIVLIGQRFFIDLLSHPALQTWSTIFVSITVQALPFLVFGVVLSAAIAAFVPPSAFSRALPRRPALAVPVAGAAGMVLPGCECASVPVAGGLVARGVAPAAAFAFLLAAPAINPVVLTATAVAFPQQPEVVFARFLASLATSVVMGWLWVRFGRGEWLRMVRRPHLEGGSKWEVFRLSMQHDFLHAGGFLVVGGLTAATLNVVVPRSVLDAVAEQPWLSVLLLAALAVVLAICSEADAFVAASLSQFSMTARLAFMVVGPAVDVKLIALQAGTFGRAFALRFAPATLVTAVLASVLVGWWLL, from the coding sequence ATGCGGACCGTGTATGAGGACACCTCGGTGGCCGGTACGCCGGCCCAATCCAGCGAGGCGGTCAGGGCCGCCGACAAGCCCGAGCCGGGCCGGCGCCGACGACGGGTCGGCGCGCTCGACCTGCTCATCGTCGGCCTGCTGATCGTCCTGATCGGGCAGCGGTTCTTCATCGACCTGCTGAGCCACCCGGCGTTGCAGACCTGGTCGACCATCTTCGTGTCGATCACGGTGCAGGCGCTGCCGTTCCTGGTGTTCGGCGTCGTGCTGTCCGCGGCGATCGCGGCGTTCGTGCCGCCGTCGGCGTTCAGCCGGGCGTTGCCGCGCCGGCCGGCGCTCGCCGTGCCGGTGGCGGGCGCAGCCGGGATGGTGCTGCCCGGTTGCGAGTGCGCGTCGGTGCCGGTCGCAGGCGGGCTCGTCGCCCGGGGCGTGGCCCCGGCCGCGGCGTTCGCGTTCCTGCTGGCCGCGCCGGCGATCAACCCGGTCGTGCTGACCGCGACCGCGGTGGCCTTCCCCCAGCAGCCCGAGGTGGTGTTCGCGCGGTTCCTGGCCTCGCTCGCCACCTCGGTGGTCATGGGGTGGCTCTGGGTGCGGTTCGGCCGCGGCGAGTGGCTGCGCATGGTGCGCCGGCCGCACCTGGAGGGCGGCTCGAAGTGGGAGGTCTTCCGGCTCTCGATGCAGCACGATTTCCTGCACGCCGGTGGCTTCCTGGTGGTGGGCGGCCTGACCGCGGCGACCCTCAACGTCGTGGTGCCGCGCTCGGTGCTTGACGCGGTCGCCGAGCAGCCGTGGCTCTCGGTGCTGCTCCTCGCCGCGCTTGCTGTGGTCCTCGCTATCTGCTCGGAGGCGGACGCGTTCGTCGCGGCCAGCCTCAGCCAGTTCTCGATGACCGCGCGGTTGGCGTTCATGGTCGTGGGTCCGGCCGTCGACGTGAAGCTGATCGCGTTGCAGGCCGGCACGTTCGGCCGGGCGTTCGCGCTGCGGTTCGCCCCGGCCACCCTGGTGACCGCGGTTCTGGCGAGCGTCCTGGTGGGGTGGTGGCTGCTGTGA
- a CDS encoding DUF6703 family protein, with translation MAKNRRPHQRRTKRRRAGTGVAARSGGAPGTGRAAAGTYPLRARVERASFPVVKRLHALPRWLVPLSMAALFGVGVIVRDWLGLACLAALLAFMVWITYLSWPVLRRDQRLIRLLVLGMLAGVVVTQTWNLP, from the coding sequence GTGGCGAAGAATCGTCGGCCGCACCAGCGGCGCACCAAGCGCCGCCGAGCCGGTACTGGAGTCGCGGCGCGGTCCGGTGGCGCGCCCGGGACGGGCCGGGCCGCGGCGGGCACGTACCCGTTGCGCGCCCGGGTGGAACGGGCGAGCTTCCCGGTGGTCAAGCGGCTGCACGCGCTGCCCCGCTGGCTGGTGCCGCTGTCCATGGCGGCCCTGTTCGGGGTGGGCGTGATCGTGCGCGACTGGCTCGGGCTGGCGTGCCTGGCGGCGCTGCTGGCGTTCATGGTGTGGATCACATACCTGTCCTGGCCGGTGCTGCGCCGCGACCAGCGCCTGATCCGGCTGCTGGTGCTCGGGATGCTGGCCGGGGTCGTGGTGACACAGACGTGGAATTTGCCCTAG
- a CDS encoding metal ABC transporter substrate-binding protein produces MLLRRALPTALLASLAALAAPTLTGCTGSSADPGEGPKVVVGFYPFEFLTRRIGGDAVTVTNLTKPGTEPHDLELTPRQVGEVAEASLVIYLKGMQPALDKAIEQNKPPAQLDVTRVVPLESHEEAGDDHGHDDQPGHEHSPGHAEEHEHGGPDPHVWLDPQRFAKVAIAVGDQLAQIDTARADDYRARAAQLARQLQALDGEFSAGLKNCERRDIVTTHAAFGYLTERYRLNQIAINGLSPEAEPSPAHIARIQELIREKGITTIFFETLASPKTAQMLADDLHLKTAVLDPVEGVKDQKSQDYFSVMRANLTELRKALSCS; encoded by the coding sequence ATGCTATTGCGCCGCGCCCTGCCCACCGCACTCCTTGCGTCCTTGGCCGCCCTCGCCGCCCCCACCCTCACCGGCTGCACCGGCTCGAGCGCCGACCCTGGAGAGGGTCCGAAAGTCGTCGTTGGCTTCTACCCGTTCGAGTTCCTCACCCGGCGGATCGGCGGCGACGCCGTCACCGTGACCAACCTGACCAAGCCCGGCACCGAGCCCCACGACCTGGAGCTCACGCCGAGGCAGGTCGGCGAGGTCGCGGAGGCGAGTCTGGTCATCTACCTCAAGGGCATGCAGCCCGCTCTGGACAAGGCGATCGAGCAGAACAAGCCCCCCGCGCAGCTCGACGTCACCCGGGTCGTACCGCTCGAGAGCCACGAGGAGGCCGGGGACGACCACGGGCACGACGACCAGCCCGGGCACGAGCATTCGCCGGGGCACGCCGAGGAGCACGAGCACGGCGGGCCCGACCCGCACGTCTGGCTCGACCCGCAGCGGTTCGCCAAGGTCGCGATCGCAGTCGGCGACCAGCTCGCCCAGATCGACACCGCCCGCGCCGACGACTACCGGGCGCGGGCCGCGCAGCTGGCGCGGCAACTCCAGGCGCTCGACGGCGAGTTCAGCGCCGGGCTGAAGAACTGCGAGCGGCGTGACATCGTCACCACCCACGCCGCGTTCGGGTACCTGACCGAGCGGTACCGGCTCAACCAGATCGCGATCAACGGGCTGAGCCCGGAGGCCGAGCCCTCCCCCGCGCACATCGCCCGTATCCAGGAGCTGATCCGGGAGAAGGGGATCACCACGATTTTCTTCGAGACGCTGGCCAGCCCGAAGACGGCCCAGATGCTCGCGGACGACCTGCACCTGAAGACCGCCGTGCTCGATCCGGTCGAGGGGGTGAAGGACCAGAAGAGCCAGGACTACTTCTCGGTCATGCGCGCCAACCTCACCGAGCTCAGGAAGGCTCTATCGTGCAGCTGA
- a CDS encoding glycine--tRNA ligase has translation MAADKIDTIVSLCKRRGFVYPCSEIYGGQRAAYDYGPLGVELKENIKRQWWKAMVQGREDIVGIDSSVILAREVWVASGHVDAFVDPLTECLSCHKRYRADQLEESYEAKHGRKPENGLADITCPNCGNKGAFTEPKMFNGLLQTYLGPVQDESSLAYLRPETAQGIFINFALVMQSARKKPPFGIAQMGKSFRNEITPGNFIFRTREFEQMEMEYFVKPGTDEEWHQYWIDERWKWYVDLGISEKNLRLYEHPKEKLSHYSKRTVDIEYRFDFQGQEFAELEGIANRTDFDLSTHSRHSGADLSYFDQEMGERWIPYVIEPAAGVNRAMLAFLLEAYSEDEAPNAKGQMEKRTVLRFDHRLAPVKVAVLPLSRNADLSPKARDLAQQLRKHWNVEFDDAGAIGRRYRRQDEIGTPYCVTIDFDTLEDNAVTVRERDSMKQDRISIDQVESYLAARLPGC, from the coding sequence GTGGCCGCCGACAAGATCGACACCATCGTCAGCCTGTGCAAGCGTCGGGGATTCGTCTACCCATGTAGCGAGATCTACGGCGGTCAGCGTGCCGCGTACGACTACGGACCGCTCGGCGTCGAGCTCAAGGAGAACATCAAGCGCCAGTGGTGGAAGGCCATGGTGCAGGGCCGCGAGGACATCGTGGGCATCGACTCGAGCGTGATCCTGGCCCGTGAGGTGTGGGTGGCCTCCGGCCACGTCGACGCGTTCGTGGACCCGCTCACCGAGTGCCTGTCCTGCCACAAGCGCTACCGGGCGGACCAGCTCGAGGAGTCGTACGAGGCTAAGCACGGCCGCAAGCCGGAGAACGGCCTGGCCGACATCACCTGCCCCAACTGCGGCAACAAGGGCGCGTTCACCGAGCCCAAGATGTTCAACGGCCTGCTGCAGACCTACCTCGGCCCGGTCCAGGACGAGTCCAGCCTCGCCTACCTGCGTCCCGAGACCGCGCAGGGCATCTTCATCAACTTCGCCCTGGTGATGCAGAGCGCCCGCAAGAAGCCGCCGTTCGGCATCGCCCAGATGGGCAAGTCCTTCCGCAACGAGATCACGCCCGGCAACTTCATCTTCCGCACGCGCGAGTTCGAGCAGATGGAGATGGAGTACTTCGTCAAGCCGGGCACCGATGAGGAGTGGCACCAGTACTGGATCGACGAGCGCTGGAAGTGGTACGTCGATCTGGGCATCAGCGAGAAGAACCTCCGGCTGTACGAGCACCCGAAGGAGAAGCTCTCGCACTACTCGAAGCGGACCGTCGACATCGAGTACCGGTTCGACTTCCAGGGCCAGGAGTTCGCCGAGCTGGAGGGCATCGCGAACCGGACCGACTTCGACCTGTCCACCCACTCCAGGCACTCCGGCGCGGACCTGTCGTACTTCGACCAGGAGATGGGTGAGCGCTGGATCCCGTACGTGATCGAGCCGGCGGCCGGCGTCAACCGCGCCATGCTGGCGTTCCTGCTCGAGGCGTACTCCGAGGACGAGGCGCCCAACGCCAAGGGCCAGATGGAGAAGCGCACGGTGCTGCGCTTCGACCACCGGCTGGCGCCGGTCAAGGTCGCGGTGCTGCCGCTGTCCCGTAACGCGGACCTGTCGCCGAAGGCGCGTGACCTGGCCCAGCAGTTGCGCAAGCACTGGAACGTCGAGTTCGACGACGCGGGCGCGATCGGCCGGCGGTACCGCCGCCAGGACGAGATCGGCACCCCCTACTGCGTCACGATCGACTTCGACACGCTCGAGGACAACGCGGTGACGGTCCGGGAGCGCGACAGCATGAAGCAGGACCGGATCTCCATCGACCAAGTCGAGTCCTACCTGGCCGCGCGACTGCCCGGCTGCTGA